The following proteins are co-located in the Bubalus bubalis isolate 160015118507 breed Murrah chromosome 23, NDDB_SH_1, whole genome shotgun sequence genome:
- the LOC102396169 gene encoding spermadhesin-1, whose translation MKLSSVIPWALLLSTATVDSMDWLPWNTNCGGILKEESGVIATYYGPKTNCVWTIQMPPQYHVRVSIQYLHLNCNKESLEIIDGLPRSSLLGKICEGSLLDYRSSGSIMTVKYIREPEHPASFYEVLYFQDPQA comes from the exons ATGAAGCTGTCCAGCGTCATCCCTTGGGCCTTACTGCTCAGCACAG CCACAGTGGATTCAATGGACTGGCTCCCCT GGAATACTAACTGTGGGGGAATCCTAAAAGAGGAGTCTGGAGTGATCGCCACCTATTATGGACCAAAAACGAACTGTGTCTGGACTATCCAGATGCCACCACAGTACCATGTTAGGGTGTCTATCCAATATCTCCA CCTCAACTGTAATAAAGAGTCTCTGGAGATTATAGATGGGCTGCCAAGATCTTCTCTCTTAGGGAAGATTTGTGAAGGTTCACTCCTGGATTATAGATCTTCTGGCAGTATCATGACTGTCAAGTACATCAGAGAGCCTGAGCACCCAGCTTCTTTCTATGAAGTGTTATACTTTCAGGATCCACAAG CTTAG
- the C23H10orf120 gene encoding uncharacterized protein C10orf120 homolog, with protein MIREWENGCPKIGKQRARDSRAQERMTTEGKLNKNGIPVRVFNISDSFLNKESLSSQGDLCPASPLGIWTKFYKSDPRIALGKYSPLEKEILRLGGVHTVAARRFLTYKQEEERKMLKELQTLSSDYKRAVDYRRQHTPPCAICGPLGKMWTAKVIVSPEEFRMPRRERLNVSKHIERMQLARALRSKQLLPYIERFRSSSLLPAGGLGPMARARAGEGQDDCNADDGNDAHQKGRGEAESKTSKRQEIKMNVIFKSEEPKKCITYHPIDLKPFFPAKKAERSITGLTNRSLLHVSEFPGDLMLMNQDFLSRGIYPSYASQATRLEEENAWKEYMCKVASHHY; from the exons ATGATCAGAGAATGGGAGAATGGCTGTCCGAAGATTGGAAAACAGAGGGCTAGAGATTCAAGGGCCCAAGAGAGGATGACTACAGAGGGGAAGTTAAATAAGAATGGAATACCGGTGCGCGTATTCAATATAAGCGATTCCTTCCTGAATAAAGAGTCCCTGTCCTCCCAAGGGGATCTATGCCCTGCTTCACCACTGGG GATATGGACCAAGTTCTACAAGTCAGACCCACGCATCGCCCTCGGGAAATACTCTCCCTTGGAGAAAGAGATCCTA CGTCTAGGTGGCGTTCACACCGTCGCAGCCCGGAGGTTTCTGACTTACAAGCAAGAGGAAGAACGGAAAATGCTCAAGGAACTACAGACGCTGTCTTCAGACTACAAACGGGCGGTGGATTATAGAAGGCAACACACCCCTCCTTGTGCCATCTGTGGGCCCCTGGGGAAAATGTGGACGGCCAAGGTGATCGTGTCCCCGGAGGAGTTCAGGATGCCCCGGCGGGAGAGGCTGAACGTCAGCAAGCACATAGAGCGTATGCAGCTGGCGAGAGCCCTGCGGAGCAAGCAGCTCCTACCCTACATCGAAAGGTTTAGGAGCTCGTCGCTTCTgcctgcagggggcctgggcccCATGGCAagggccagggctggggaaggCCAGGATGACTGCAACGCCGACGATGGTAACGATGCCCATCAAAAGGGGAGAGGCGAGGCAGAGAGCAAAACCTCCAAAAGACAGGAAATTAAAATGAACGTCATTTTCAAGTCAGAAGAACCCAAAAAATGCATAACGTACCATCCAATCGATCTAAAACCATTCTTCCCTGCAAAGAAAGCGGAAAGGTCCATCACTGGCTTAACAAACAGAAGTCTTTTGCACGTGTCAGAATTTCCTGGCGACCTCATGCTAATGAATCAGGATTTTCTGTCTCGGGGGATCTACCCCAGTTATGCATCACAGGCCACCCGTCTGGAGGAAGAGAATGCCTGGAAAGAGTACATGTGCAAAGTTGCTTCCCATCATTATTAA
- the LOC112577723 gene encoding spermadhesin Z13-like has product MKLSSVILWALLLSTAASDSTDGLHFKDKHLCGDLYEEEYGVIYPYLGLHTECLWIIKMDPGCKILLEVHYVHLNCDKESLEIIDGPPESSNSQKICDTSHTEYTSSTNTMTVKYTRKPNHPAPVFLLIFRRVL; this is encoded by the exons ATGAAGCTGTCCAGTGTCATCCTTTGGGCCTTGCTGCTCAGCACAG CCGCATCGGATTCAACTGATGGGCTTCACT TTAAAGATAAACATTTGTGCGGGGACCTTTATGAAGAGGAATATGGAGTGATCTACCCTTATCTGGGACTGCATACGGAATGCCTCTGGATCATCAAGATGGACCCAGGTTGCAAAATTCTTTTGGAAGTACACTATGTCCA CCTCAACTGTGATAAAGAGTCTCTCGAGATTATAGATGGGCCGCCAGAATCTTCTAACTCACAGAAGATCTGTGACACTTCACACACGGAATACACATCTTCTACCAATACTATGACCGTCAAGTACACAAGAAAGCCCAACCACCCAGCCCCTGTCTTCTTATTAATTTTCCGTCGTGTGTTGTAG